The Agromyces mariniharenae genome includes a window with the following:
- a CDS encoding LacI family DNA-binding transcriptional regulator: protein MQGGGGIKTRPTAPTLEEVAREANVSRATVSRVVNGSPKVSPDVVTAVNAAIAKLNYVPNRAARSLASRTSGAIALIVPEDTTMFFGDPYFAAIVQGITRRLDESEFLLNLLVASTDPSHKTLRYLRSGVVDGALVISHHEGDDLQREAGLALPLVFGGRPSQAGDHIFVDVDNVEGGATGTSHLVDIGRRRIGTVSGPLDMPAGVDRLEGYRRAMDAAGMPSDAYEVADFTAAGAMEATRRLLDRFPDLDGLFVASDLMATGAFAAIAERGRSVPDDIAVVGFDDSPAALSGPMPLTTVHQPSEQMGFEMADLLLRHLAGDPDVPHRNIMPTHLVKRASA from the coding sequence ATGCAGGGGGGTGGTGGCATCAAGACGCGACCCACCGCGCCGACCCTCGAAGAGGTCGCGCGCGAGGCCAATGTCTCCCGTGCGACCGTCAGCCGGGTCGTGAACGGCTCCCCCAAGGTCAGCCCCGACGTCGTCACCGCCGTGAACGCGGCGATCGCGAAGCTCAACTACGTGCCCAACCGGGCTGCGCGCTCGCTCGCGAGCCGCACGTCGGGGGCGATCGCGCTGATCGTGCCCGAGGACACCACCATGTTCTTCGGCGACCCGTACTTCGCGGCGATCGTGCAGGGCATCACGCGGCGGCTCGACGAGAGCGAGTTCCTGCTCAACCTGCTCGTCGCGTCGACGGATCCGAGCCACAAGACGCTGCGCTACCTGCGCTCAGGCGTCGTCGACGGCGCGCTCGTCATCTCCCACCACGAGGGCGACGACCTGCAGCGGGAGGCCGGGCTGGCGCTGCCCCTCGTGTTCGGCGGACGCCCGTCGCAGGCGGGCGACCACATCTTCGTCGACGTCGACAACGTCGAGGGCGGGGCGACCGGCACGTCGCACCTCGTCGACATCGGCCGGCGACGCATCGGCACGGTCTCGGGTCCGCTCGACATGCCCGCAGGCGTCGACCGGCTCGAGGGCTACCGTCGGGCGATGGATGCCGCGGGCATGCCGTCGGATGCGTACGAGGTGGCCGACTTCACCGCGGCCGGCGCGATGGAGGCGACCCGTCGCCTGCTCGATCGGTTCCCCGACCTCGACGGCCTCTTCGTCGCGAGCGACCTCATGGCGACGGGCGCGTTCGCCGCAATCGCCGAGCGCGGCCGCTCGGTGCCCGACGACATCGCGGTGGTCGGCTTCGACGACAGCCCGGCGGCGCTCTCGGGCCCGATGCCTCTGACGACCGTGCACCAGCCGTCGGAGCAGATGGGCTTCGAGATGGCCGACCTGCTGCTGCGGCACCTCGCGGGCGACCCCGACGTGCCGCACCGCAACATCATGCCGACGCACCTCGTGAAGCGCGCGTCCGCGTAG
- a CDS encoding DNA-methyltransferase: MASDDPDRIIHADNLAVLPSLPDGYFTLVYLDPPFNTGRSQARQSTRHVRVTGSDAAPPAASGTITGFAGKRYERIRGDLLRYDDRFDDYWGFLEPRLAEAWRLLADDGTLYLHLDYREAHYAKVLLDALFGRECFLNEIVWAYDYGAKAKRRWPTKHDTILVYVKDPDRYWFDSTAVDREPYMAPGLVTPEKAELGKLPTDVWWHTIVSPTGREKTGYPTQKPEGILRRIVQASTREGDWVLDFFAGSGTTGAVAATLGRRFVLVDENPEAIDVMRARFAGIAGVRFEVGVPASAG; encoded by the coding sequence GTGGCATCCGACGACCCAGACCGCATCATCCACGCGGACAACCTCGCGGTGCTGCCGTCGCTGCCCGACGGGTACTTCACGCTCGTCTACCTCGATCCGCCCTTCAACACCGGCCGGTCGCAGGCGCGGCAGTCCACCCGCCACGTGCGGGTGACGGGGTCGGATGCCGCGCCGCCCGCGGCATCCGGAACCATCACCGGCTTCGCCGGCAAGCGGTACGAGCGCATCCGCGGCGACCTGCTGCGCTACGACGACCGGTTCGACGACTACTGGGGGTTCCTCGAGCCGCGGCTCGCCGAGGCGTGGCGGCTGCTCGCCGACGACGGCACGCTCTACCTGCACCTCGACTACCGCGAGGCGCACTACGCGAAGGTGCTGCTCGACGCGCTGTTCGGACGGGAGTGCTTCCTCAACGAGATCGTGTGGGCGTACGACTACGGCGCCAAGGCGAAGCGCCGCTGGCCGACGAAGCACGACACGATCCTGGTGTACGTGAAGGACCCCGACCGCTACTGGTTCGACTCGACCGCGGTCGACCGCGAGCCGTACATGGCGCCGGGGCTCGTGACGCCCGAGAAGGCCGAGCTCGGCAAGCTGCCCACCGACGTGTGGTGGCACACGATCGTGTCGCCGACCGGCAGGGAGAAGACGGGCTACCCGACGCAGAAGCCCGAGGGGATCCTGCGGCGCATCGTGCAGGCCTCGACTCGCGAGGGCGACTGGGTGCTCGACTTCTTCGCCGGATCGGGCACGACGGGCGCGGTCGCCGCGACCCTCGGCCGACGCTTCGTGCTCGTCGACGAGAACCCCGAGGCGATCGACGTCATGCGCGCGCGCTTCGCGGGCATCGCGGGCGTGCGCTTCGAGGTGGGCGTGCCCGCCTCGGCCGGCTGA
- a CDS encoding amidohydrolase: protein MMLDTLITDARVRTFDPAAPWAEAVGIVDDRIAYVGPSADAPNARRRIEADGRLVTPGIIDSHNHLLLGFDEDAVSLEGAHDLAEVRRRIAGFAARRPDLDWICAENAVYSIVDGRRPNAADLDGLDAPGRPIFVTTYDQHSVWLNRAALRALGVADGGDLAWGRAERDPVTGEPTGWVTDFYTSAMTVAGLAALQRDIPMYSPERRYRKLRSSMRMATALGITTVVEPQVPLAELPLFERALAEGALTSRVITALFHPVGADAAFRRRLRDAVDRANEAPDAAGLLRLGPLKLYADDVIEPHTALMLEDYANRPGVRGRPSYPDRELVGVIGELDRMGFQTHTHATGDGGIRLALDAIEHAARVNGTRDRRHGIVHVECLHPDDLPRFRALGVTAAMQPRHCSPDLVAGTWMENVGEERWSRAWRFDSLLRSGATVAFSSDWQVGEMDPLVGLYSAATRAGLDGSDAWTADERVGLDRALEAYTLHGARAWHLEASRGWLGPGMDADLVVWSDDLSRHEHDPAGLLGEHAEVTVVGGRVVHSAGAVAEAVGAPAAEDPVAVGGGAADARVHVH, encoded by the coding sequence ATGATGCTCGACACGCTGATCACCGACGCCCGCGTGCGCACGTTCGATCCCGCGGCGCCCTGGGCCGAGGCCGTCGGCATCGTCGACGACCGCATCGCCTACGTCGGGCCGTCGGCGGATGCCCCGAACGCGCGCCGCCGCATCGAGGCCGACGGCCGGCTGGTGACTCCCGGCATCATCGACAGCCACAACCACCTGCTGCTGGGCTTCGACGAGGACGCCGTGTCGCTCGAGGGCGCCCACGACCTCGCCGAGGTGCGCCGCCGCATCGCCGGGTTCGCGGCCCGGCGGCCCGACCTCGACTGGATCTGCGCCGAGAACGCCGTCTACTCGATCGTCGACGGCCGGCGTCCGAACGCGGCCGACCTCGACGGGCTCGACGCGCCCGGGCGACCGATCTTCGTCACGACGTACGACCAGCACTCGGTCTGGCTCAACCGGGCCGCCCTGCGGGCGCTCGGCGTGGCCGACGGCGGCGACCTCGCCTGGGGACGTGCCGAGCGCGACCCCGTCACGGGCGAGCCGACGGGCTGGGTGACCGACTTCTACACGAGTGCCATGACCGTCGCCGGGCTCGCGGCGCTCCAGCGCGACATCCCGATGTACTCGCCCGAGCGCCGCTACCGCAAGCTGCGCTCGAGCATGCGCATGGCGACCGCGCTCGGCATCACGACCGTCGTCGAGCCGCAGGTGCCGCTGGCCGAGCTGCCGCTCTTCGAGCGCGCGCTCGCCGAGGGCGCCCTCACGTCGCGGGTGATCACCGCGCTGTTCCATCCGGTGGGGGCGGATGCCGCGTTCCGCCGCCGGCTGCGCGACGCGGTCGACCGGGCGAACGAGGCTCCGGATGCCGCGGGGCTGCTGCGCCTCGGCCCGCTGAAGCTCTACGCCGACGACGTGATCGAGCCGCACACCGCCCTCATGCTCGAGGACTACGCGAACCGTCCCGGCGTGCGCGGACGACCGAGCTACCCCGACCGCGAGCTCGTCGGCGTCATCGGCGAGCTCGACCGGATGGGCTTCCAGACCCACACCCACGCGACGGGGGACGGCGGCATCCGCCTCGCCCTCGACGCGATCGAGCACGCCGCACGCGTCAACGGCACGCGCGACCGCCGGCACGGCATCGTGCACGTCGAGTGCCTGCACCCCGACGACCTTCCGCGGTTCCGCGCGCTCGGCGTGACCGCCGCGATGCAGCCTCGGCACTGCTCGCCCGACCTCGTGGCCGGCACGTGGATGGAGAACGTCGGCGAGGAGCGCTGGAGCCGGGCATGGCGATTCGACAGCCTGCTGCGCTCGGGCGCGACCGTCGCGTTCTCGAGCGACTGGCAGGTGGGCGAGATGGACCCGCTCGTCGGCCTCTACTCGGCGGCGACCCGCGCAGGGCTCGACGGGAGCGACGCGTGGACCGCCGACGAGCGCGTCGGCCTCGATCGTGCGCTCGAGGCGTACACCCTGCACGGCGCACGGGCGTGGCACCTGGAGGCGTCGCGTGGGTGGCTCGGGCCCGGAATGGACGCCGACCTCGTGGTGTGGTCGGACGACCTCTCCCGGCACGAGCACGATCCCGCGGGGCTGCTCGGGGAGCACGCCGAGGTCACCGTCGTGGGCGGTCGAGTCGTGCACTCGGCGGGCGCGGTCGCGGAGGCGGTCGGGGCGCCCGCGGCCGAGGATCCGGTGGCGGTCGGGGGCGGTGCCGCGGACGCGAGGGTGCACGTGCACTGA
- a CDS encoding APC family permease: MSPQTPPGAAAAALDTAATTTHGAHLSRSLGVGGNVLITLSGISPASSVFILGGAALAGYGTGVFWGFLLAGVISVLIAFCYAELASRHPIAGGDYSLVSRVLGPAAGAAVFFIGLVSLPLIVAIFALGVADYLGVAIAGLDPLGTALIVIALAVVTACFNIRTNAWVTGAFLFVEIAALALLALLGFVHVERPITELLDPQALDAATGGLAPLGIAGLVLAVTQGIFSYNGYGGAVYFAEETKDARRAIAKAVLWSAGITVLAELVPLTAILMGADSLEDLFGAALPVESFLSASAGEAVSVVVLIAIALAIVNAIIAIALQSGRLLFAAARDRAMPDAIARPLAVVSARTKMPVAATIVMGVLALAACFIPFDVLLNATGSTLAFSYGFIALAAFAVRRTRATEAAASADAVSPTAAASAAANGYRMPLWPLPPAIALLAIGAIFVIGILDPAQWLSLGIAFGIVGAGFAYYALYLRRSPAALHLLHGDDDEEFSA, from the coding sequence ATGTCCCCTCAGACCCCACCCGGCGCGGCGGCCGCCGCCCTCGACACCGCTGCCACCACCACGCACGGCGCGCACCTCTCGCGATCGCTCGGCGTGGGCGGCAACGTCCTCATCACGCTCTCGGGCATCTCGCCCGCCTCCAGCGTGTTCATCCTCGGCGGCGCCGCGCTCGCCGGCTACGGCACCGGCGTGTTCTGGGGCTTCCTGCTCGCCGGCGTCATCAGCGTCCTCATCGCGTTCTGCTACGCCGAGCTCGCGTCGCGGCATCCGATCGCCGGCGGCGACTACTCGCTCGTCAGCCGGGTGCTCGGACCCGCGGCCGGCGCGGCCGTGTTCTTCATCGGCCTCGTGAGCCTGCCGCTCATCGTCGCGATCTTCGCGCTCGGGGTCGCCGACTACCTCGGCGTCGCCATCGCGGGACTCGACCCGCTGGGGACGGCCCTCATCGTCATCGCGCTGGCCGTCGTGACCGCGTGCTTCAACATCCGCACGAACGCCTGGGTCACGGGCGCCTTCCTCTTCGTCGAGATCGCCGCGCTGGCCCTGCTCGCGCTGCTCGGCTTCGTGCACGTCGAGCGGCCGATCACCGAGCTGCTCGACCCGCAGGCGCTCGATGCCGCGACGGGTGGACTCGCGCCGCTCGGCATCGCCGGCCTCGTGCTCGCGGTCACGCAGGGGATCTTCTCGTACAACGGCTACGGCGGTGCGGTGTACTTCGCCGAGGAGACGAAGGACGCGCGCCGCGCCATCGCGAAGGCCGTGCTCTGGAGCGCGGGCATCACGGTGCTCGCCGAGCTCGTGCCGCTCACGGCGATCCTCATGGGCGCCGACTCGCTCGAGGACCTCTTCGGCGCCGCCCTGCCGGTCGAGTCGTTCCTCTCGGCGAGTGCGGGTGAAGCGGTCTCGGTCGTCGTGCTCATCGCGATCGCACTCGCCATCGTCAACGCGATCATCGCGATCGCCCTGCAGTCGGGCCGCCTCCTGTTCGCGGCGGCCCGCGACCGGGCGATGCCCGACGCGATCGCGCGTCCGCTCGCGGTGGTGTCGGCGCGCACGAAGATGCCCGTCGCCGCCACGATCGTCATGGGCGTGCTCGCGCTCGCCGCGTGCTTCATCCCGTTCGACGTGCTGCTCAACGCCACGGGCTCGACGCTCGCGTTCAGCTACGGGTTCATCGCGCTCGCCGCGTTCGCCGTGCGGCGCACGAGGGCGACGGAGGCCGCGGCATCCGCGGACGCGGTCAGCCCGACCGCCGCGGCATCCGCAGCTGCGAACGGCTACCGGATGCCGCTCTGGCCCCTGCCGCCGGCGATCGCCCTGCTCGCGATCGGGGCCATCTTCGTGATCGGCATCCTCGACCCCGCCCAGTGGCTGAGCCTCGGCATCGCGTTCGGCATCGTCGGCGCCGGATTCGCGTACTACGCGCTGTACCTGCGCCGCAGCCCCGCCGCGCTTCACCTGCTGCACGGCGACGACGACGAGGAGTTCTCTGCATGA
- a CDS encoding TetR/AcrR family transcriptional regulator → MARPKRQEARRAALIEATYAAGRAHGLRSLSLTDVAEQAGLTRGAILYYYEDLDALLVEAHSAGVERFCDDRDRLVATIDDPRDRLGAAIDAGLPSGPDDALMSLLYEFDVLAGNSALHDELVQTMYLRQLATYRGILAAGREAGVFSPRLEDDELAMTFVALEDAYGLHIVGGNALMTVDAAAAAMRAVAGDLGCPTSS, encoded by the coding sequence ATGGCTCGACCGAAGCGGCAGGAGGCGCGGCGCGCGGCCCTCATCGAGGCGACGTACGCGGCAGGACGCGCGCACGGACTGCGGTCGCTCTCGCTCACGGATGTCGCGGAGCAGGCCGGGCTCACGCGGGGCGCGATCCTCTACTACTACGAGGACCTCGACGCGCTCCTCGTCGAGGCGCACTCGGCCGGCGTCGAGCGGTTCTGCGACGACCGCGACCGGCTCGTCGCCACGATCGACGATCCCCGCGATCGGCTGGGCGCCGCGATCGACGCGGGACTTCCGAGCGGACCCGACGACGCGCTCATGAGCCTGCTCTACGAGTTCGACGTGCTCGCCGGCAACTCCGCACTGCACGACGAACTCGTGCAGACCATGTACCTGCGGCAGCTCGCGACGTACCGCGGGATCCTCGCGGCCGGCCGCGAGGCGGGCGTCTTCTCACCGCGCCTCGAGGACGACGAGCTCGCGATGACCTTCGTCGCCCTCGAGGACGCGTACGGGCTGCACATCGTGGGCGGCAACGCGCTCATGACGGTCGACGCCGCAGCCGCGGCCATGCGCGCGGTCGCGGGCGACCTCGGCTGCCCGACGAGCAGCTGA
- a CDS encoding flavodoxin family protein, with protein sequence MESIFGNTEAIGRAIATGIGGDVEVLGTDAAPDRIPDDVDLVVVGGPTHAFTMSTPATRKSAKEQGAEEVPIRGIREWLDGLATPTQPPRVATFDTRTVSPRLPGSAAKKAIKHLVRRGMQPIAKPETFGVHGYSGPLADGETARAERWGRELAAAFAG encoded by the coding sequence GTGGAATCCATCTTCGGCAACACCGAGGCCATCGGTCGCGCGATCGCGACGGGCATCGGCGGCGACGTCGAAGTACTGGGCACGGATGCCGCGCCCGACCGCATCCCCGACGACGTCGACCTGGTCGTGGTCGGGGGTCCGACCCATGCGTTCACGATGTCGACGCCCGCGACCCGCAAGTCGGCGAAGGAGCAGGGGGCCGAGGAGGTCCCGATCCGCGGCATCCGCGAGTGGCTCGACGGGCTCGCCACGCCGACGCAGCCGCCGCGCGTCGCGACGTTCGACACTCGCACGGTGTCACCGCGACTCCCCGGCTCGGCCGCGAAGAAGGCGATCAAGCACCTCGTGCGCCGCGGGATGCAGCCCATCGCGAAGCCCGAGACGTTCGGCGTGCACGGCTACTCGGGTCCGCTCGCCGACGGCGAGACGGCGCGGGCCGAGCGCTGGGGGCGTGAGCTCGCGGCGGCCTTCGCAGGTTGA
- a CDS encoding lipoate--protein ligase family protein, translating into MHGEYKVPGGKLVVVDFDVVDGVIRNPRVAGDFFLEPDEALADIDAALEGLPAASDAKQLSAAITAGLRPGAVMLGFSADAVAVAVRRAMTDATSWANYEWEIVHEPAVPPRLHLALDEVLATRVGEGRRKPTLRFWEWDESAVVIGSFQSVRNEVDPEGAERYGFDVVRRISGGGAMMMERGNVVTYSLYVPSELVQGMSFADSYAFLDDWVLQGLRAIGIEATYQPLNDIASPLGKIGGAAQKRLGSGGVLHHVTMAYDLDNEKMLEVLRIGREKISDKGIASAAKRVDPLRSQTGLSRGAIIESLKQTFTDLYGATRGQVADDERAEAEALVESKFSTREWLYRVP; encoded by the coding sequence ATGCACGGTGAGTACAAGGTGCCCGGTGGCAAGCTCGTGGTCGTCGACTTCGACGTCGTCGACGGCGTCATCCGCAATCCCCGCGTGGCGGGCGACTTCTTCCTCGAGCCCGACGAGGCGCTCGCCGACATCGACGCGGCGCTCGAGGGGCTGCCCGCGGCATCCGATGCCAAGCAGCTCTCGGCCGCGATCACCGCGGGCCTTCGTCCCGGCGCGGTGATGCTCGGCTTCTCGGCCGACGCGGTCGCCGTGGCGGTGCGTCGTGCGATGACGGATGCCACGAGCTGGGCGAACTACGAGTGGGAGATCGTGCACGAGCCCGCCGTGCCGCCGCGGCTGCACCTCGCCCTCGACGAGGTGCTGGCGACGCGCGTCGGCGAGGGCCGCCGCAAGCCGACGCTGCGCTTCTGGGAGTGGGACGAGTCGGCCGTGGTGATCGGCAGCTTCCAGTCGGTGAGGAACGAGGTCGACCCCGAGGGCGCCGAGCGCTACGGCTTCGACGTCGTGCGCCGCATCTCGGGGGGCGGCGCCATGATGATGGAGCGCGGCAACGTCGTGACGTACTCGCTCTACGTGCCCTCGGAGCTCGTGCAGGGGATGAGCTTCGCCGACTCCTACGCGTTCCTCGACGACTGGGTGCTGCAGGGCCTGCGCGCGATCGGCATCGAGGCGACGTACCAGCCGCTCAACGACATCGCGAGCCCGCTCGGCAAGATCGGCGGCGCCGCGCAGAAGCGCCTCGGCTCGGGCGGCGTGCTGCATCACGTGACCATGGCGTACGACCTCGACAACGAGAAGATGCTCGAGGTGCTGCGCATCGGCCGCGAGAAGATCAGCGACAAGGGCATCGCGTCGGCGGCCAAGCGCGTCGACCCGCTGCGCTCGCAGACGGGCCTCAGCCGCGGCGCGATCATCGAGAGCCTGAAGCAGACGTTCACCGACCTCTATGGCGCGACGCGCGGGCAGGTCGCCGACGACGAGCGCGCCGAGGCCGAGGCCCTCGTCGAGTCGAAGTTCTCGACGCGGGAGTGGCTCTACCGGGTTCCCTGA
- a CDS encoding histidine phosphatase family protein, protein MTTFFLARHGETVWHAEHRYAGNSDVALTRHGLGQAAALGAWAADAQLDAIVASPLSRAKRSAAPAVETTGLELRIDERLVEIDFGVAEGLTPDEIAERHPEDWAAFRTAPATNPLPGGESGRAGIARALPVFDDLHREFPDGRVLIVGHATLIRLLFCELAGMDPDGYRDLLPVLGNCHLTTIEYPWATESRATHHPRIRLLGFDVPPAQAH, encoded by the coding sequence ATGACCACGTTCTTCCTCGCCCGGCACGGCGAGACCGTGTGGCACGCCGAGCATCGCTACGCGGGCAACTCGGATGTCGCGCTGACGCGCCACGGGCTCGGGCAGGCCGCCGCGCTCGGCGCCTGGGCGGCCGACGCGCAGCTCGATGCGATCGTCGCCTCGCCGCTCAGCCGGGCGAAGCGATCCGCGGCCCCGGCGGTCGAGACGACCGGCCTGGAGCTGCGCATCGACGAGCGGCTCGTCGAGATCGACTTCGGCGTGGCCGAGGGCCTCACGCCCGACGAGATCGCCGAACGGCACCCCGAGGACTGGGCGGCGTTCCGCACGGCGCCCGCGACGAATCCCCTGCCCGGCGGCGAGAGCGGACGTGCGGGCATCGCGCGTGCGCTCCCCGTGTTCGACGACCTCCACCGCGAGTTCCCCGACGGCCGGGTGCTCATCGTCGGCCACGCGACCCTCATCCGGCTGCTGTTCTGCGAGCTCGCGGGCATGGACCCCGACGGATACCGCGACTTGCTGCCCGTGCTCGGCAACTGCCACCTGACGACGATCGAGTATCCGTGGGCCACCGAGTCGCGGGCGACGCACCACCCGCGCATTCGCCTGCTCGGGTTCGACGTGCCGCCCGCGCAGGCGCACTGA
- a CDS encoding alpha/beta fold hydrolase, producing MPTFTDAHGVRIHYESWRVPEANAVIQLAHGIGEHIGRYGALIQALNAAGYSVWADDHRGHGQTGFEQHGGDLRRMGRPGPGGMGAAIAGVERFGEVIRDAEGGDVPLVLLGHSWGSFMSQHVVNRHPDRYDAVVLSGTAWLQLGFTNTGDLNKRFARPGGTPVEWLSRDPQVAQDFMRDPYTTHRTLQQLFGWPQSFSLITRPSKRIPSELPLLVLVGSDDPVAGERSAKALLKDFVRRAQLVDATLIVYEGARHEVFNEINREEVREDLIRWLDERFAVD from the coding sequence ATGCCGACGTTCACCGACGCGCACGGGGTCCGGATCCACTACGAGTCCTGGCGGGTGCCCGAGGCCAACGCCGTGATCCAGCTCGCGCACGGGATCGGCGAGCACATCGGCCGCTACGGCGCGCTGATCCAGGCGCTGAACGCGGCGGGGTACTCGGTGTGGGCCGACGACCACCGCGGCCACGGGCAGACCGGCTTCGAGCAGCACGGCGGCGACCTGAGGCGCATGGGGCGGCCCGGGCCCGGCGGCATGGGCGCCGCGATCGCCGGCGTCGAGCGCTTCGGCGAGGTGATCCGCGACGCCGAGGGCGGCGACGTCCCGCTCGTGCTGCTCGGCCACTCGTGGGGATCGTTCATGTCGCAGCACGTGGTGAACCGGCATCCCGACCGCTACGACGCGGTCGTGCTCAGTGGCACCGCGTGGCTGCAGCTCGGGTTCACCAACACCGGCGACCTGAACAAGAGGTTCGCTCGTCCGGGCGGCACCCCGGTCGAGTGGCTGAGCCGCGACCCGCAGGTCGCACAGGACTTCATGCGCGACCCCTACACGACCCACCGCACGCTGCAGCAGCTCTTCGGGTGGCCGCAGTCGTTCTCGCTCATCACCCGGCCGTCGAAGCGGATCCCGAGCGAGCTGCCGCTGCTCGTCCTGGTCGGCTCCGACGACCCCGTGGCCGGGGAGCGCAGCGCGAAGGCCCTCCTGAAGGACTTCGTGCGGCGGGCGCAGCTCGTCGACGCGACGCTCATCGTCTACGAGGGCGCACGGCACGAGGTGTTCAACGAGATCAACCGCGAGGAGGTCCGCGAGGACCTCATCCGCTGGCTCGACGAGCGGTTCGCGGTCGACTGA